From the genome of Deltaproteobacteria bacterium:
AGTCCCTGGATTCCGGCTTAAAGCATGCCGGAATGACGGTTAAGGGGCGCATTAGCAAAAAAATACGCTGTAGTACTAATTCGTAAGACTATAAATGTAAAAACAATAACTACGTTAAAATCTCTGCCTGGGCGGGATTTGAACAATCCCGCCTCTCACGGGATTGTTCAAAAAAAATTTCTCTGCGTCCTTGGCTTGACCCGTTAAATTTGGATTTTATTTAACTGGGGCGGCTTTGCGGTGAACAAAACCCCCTTTTCAAGAAAATTTCACTCCAGCTCCCGAAAGTCACTGGGCACATGAATCCTGGGCCGGTTGGCCTTTTTGATGCCCAGGGCATCATCGGCGATCAACAGACGCATGATGTTAGCCGTCCCTTCGCCCACCTGATACAGTTTGGAATCCCGATAATATTTTTCCACCGGCATTTCCAACGAATAGCCCATGCCTCCATGGATCTCCATAGCCATCCCGGCGGCCCGGACCACTGCCTCCCCGGCTAAATACTTGGCAATAGCGATCTCCCGGGAAAAGGGACGGTCCTGGTCGTTGAGCCAGGCGGCCCGGCGGACCAAAAGACGGGCGGCCTCGATCTGGGCGACCATTTCGGCCACCAGTCCTTTGATCAATTGATATTCCCGGATGAGCTTTCCGAACTGGACCCTCTGGTTGGCATAGGCCACCGAGGCTTCCAAGCAGGCCTGGGCCAGGCCGATGGCCCCGCTGGCCACGCTGATCCGACCGCGGTCCAGGGCGGTCATGGCCACTATAAACCCTTCTCCCCATTGGCCCAAAAGATTTTCTTTGGGGGCCCGAACATTTTCCAGATGGATTTCGGCAATAGGTGAAGATTTATCGCCTAACTTAGGGGTTTCCCGGGAAGTCCAGCCCGGTTGGGCCGTATCGACCACCACGGCGCATAAACCCCGGTGTTTAAGATTCCGGTCATAGGTCCCATAAACCAGGGCCACTTCGGCCACGCTGCCATTGGAGATCCAGGTCTTGGCCCCGTTGATTTCAAAATATTCGCCACGGTCTTCGATGCGGGTCTCGATGGCGGAAAGGTCGGAACCGGCGTTGGGTTCGGAAAAACAGGTGCAACCGATCTTTTTTCCCTGAACCAGGTCGCCCACGTACCGCTCTTTGGCCTCCGGAGTTCCCCATTCCATGATGGTGTAGGGGACGGTCATGGCCTGGAGGTTGAATAAAGATCTGAGACCTGAATCGACCCGGGAGATCTCTTCGCAAACCACCGAATGGGCCAGAAAACCGGCCTCCGATCCGCCGTAGCGGACAGGAAAGGCGCAACCGAAAAACCCCTGTTCGCCCATCCTGGTCACCAGGTCCCTTTTAAATCCTTCTTCTTTGATATGGGGGGAAATCTCCTTTTCGGCGAAACGGCGGGCCGTTTCCTGAATCCCCTTGACCTCTTCGGTTAAATCAAAATCCATGGCCGCCCTCCCCGGATATTTTTCCTTACCCCCTTCATTGTTGGATAACTTATTGAAGAAGATAACGGTTTCTATCTATGAGGTCAAGGGGTCTTTTTTTCCGGGCTGTTACAGCGTTTTTCTTATCTCCTCCAGGTTGGCTTTTCCTTGGGGGATCAGCATAAATAGGTTGGTCAATTTTTGGCAGGGATATTCATTGCAAAAAGCGCAATTCTTGAGATCCTTTTCCTGACCGCATTTCCTGATTTCGCAAACCTGGCAGTGGTTGAAAAGTCTTCCGGTTGCCGAATGGCATCCGTCACAATTGATGTCTTCCGGTTTGAGCGACATTTGAAAAAATTGGGACCATTGTTCGGCGACCTTTTTCCTTTTACTATCGTCATTCTCCTGGGTGGCCAGGAAAGTCGGGCATTCGGTACAGCCCATACCGCAAAAAGCAATCATCTTCTCCATGTTCTTTTCCTTTCCGTTTTTTTTATTTAGAGCAACAATATTTCCTGGGAGGCATCTTCGGCATCGGACGGATTATAAAGCATTCTCAGGGCCAGCCCATAGATCTTATCTTGAATCTTCAAGATCAGGTCTTCCAGAGCCTTTATATCCCCTTCTTTTGCGGCGTTGACCAACAGTTCAACATCCGATCCCATATTTTTTTCTTCCTTTTCTGCCTTCTTATTCCTTTTGACTCTTTGAAACCGTCAGGTGTGACTAAAAAAATGGGGTCGGGGGGCGGGGGAATCACGAAAGATGAAAATTGAACAGTCAAAGGCTTATTTAGGCACGGGTCAGGCACAAAGCCTGACACGCGGATTAGACGGATTAACCGTTTCATTTCTCAAGAAAAGGGATTTCCCTTTTCTTGAGACCAGCTTCCGCCGAAGGCGGATATTGGCCATCCCTCAAGCCAGACTCAACACGGATTAAGGGATACCCCATTGCTTTAACCCGTGTAATCCGTGTAATCCGTGCCAAAAAATCTATTTTAGAACTAAAAGAAAAACCGGATCTCTCCGGAACACTTCCCGGTCTTTGGTATCAGACAGGAACCCACCGGGGGATCGAAGCGGCACTCCAGGCCCAGGACATCGAACCAACACTGGATCCGGTAAAGAACCCCGCACCGATATTGATCGATCACTCCCAGCCGCTTCATGCCTTCATAGGCAAAGCAGCGCTCCATCTCCCAGGCCATAAGATTGTCGGCCGGAAAACTATAGTTGAATCGCATGAAGTCCCCTTTGACGACTCTGAACAGGGCTTCGAAGCCTTCTTTGAATTTTTCAAAGGTTTTGATTTCACCCTTTTCCATCCCCAGGGCCTTGGTGATTCTGGGAACCTCAATGGCCGAAAGCGACTTGATGGAGGCCAGATTCAAGGCATTGGCCTTCTCAATCCCCAATTGCTGCAGACAGTTGGCGAACCACAGGCCGTCATGGGTTATCCAGCATTTGATCAGGAGCTCTTTTAATTCATGTATTTCGAGCTGATTCATGGCCAAGGTCCCTTCCTATTGGTGCATACAGCCTCTGATCTATTTATTCATCTTCTGACGATCTTCGACCCGGGCTT
Proteins encoded in this window:
- a CDS encoding acyl-CoA dehydrogenase family protein, translated to MDFDLTEEVKGIQETARRFAEKEISPHIKEEGFKRDLVTRMGEQGFFGCAFPVRYGGSEAGFLAHSVVCEEISRVDSGLRSLFNLQAMTVPYTIMEWGTPEAKERYVGDLVQGKKIGCTCFSEPNAGSDLSAIETRIEDRGEYFEINGAKTWISNGSVAEVALVYGTYDRNLKHRGLCAVVVDTAQPGWTSRETPKLGDKSSPIAEIHLENVRAPKENLLGQWGEGFIVAMTALDRGRISVASGAIGLAQACLEASVAYANQRVQFGKLIREYQLIKGLVAEMVAQIEAARLLVRRAAWLNDQDRPFSREIAIAKYLAGEAVVRAAGMAMEIHGGMGYSLEMPVEKYYRDSKLYQVGEGTANIMRLLIADDALGIKKANRPRIHVPSDFRELE
- a CDS encoding DUF3795 domain-containing protein, which codes for MEKMIAFCGMGCTECPTFLATQENDDSKRKKVAEQWSQFFQMSLKPEDINCDGCHSATGRLFNHCQVCEIRKCGQEKDLKNCAFCNEYPCQKLTNLFMLIPQGKANLEEIRKTL